From Paenibacillus sp. GP183, one genomic window encodes:
- a CDS encoding ABC transporter permease, with protein MKNSSIEGRLHSLQAKNQFQKERRSLLFRRYLSNRSVVIGSVIILLLVLISVFAVFIAKYAPDQMEVVNRLKPPSPAHYFGTDNFGRDLFSRIIYGTRVSMIVGLSVALITMITGTVIGLYSAYYRILDHILMRICDGLMAFPAILLAIALMAALRPSLWNVILSLSIVNTPTVARTVRSAAMVVKEQTYIEALKSQGAGSLRIIWKHVAPNTMSPLIVQVTYVFGVSIFIEAALSFLGAGIPAPAPSLGNILLDGKIVIYSAWWMTVFPSIFIIFAVLGLNLFGDGLRDLLDPHTNKAKK; from the coding sequence ATGAAAAACAGTTCAATTGAAGGAAGATTGCATTCTTTGCAAGCGAAAAATCAATTTCAAAAAGAGCGGAGATCCTTGCTCTTCCGCCGGTATCTGTCAAATAGATCAGTCGTTATCGGCAGTGTTATTATTTTGCTGCTTGTCCTGATATCCGTATTTGCGGTCTTTATTGCCAAATATGCGCCGGATCAAATGGAAGTGGTCAATCGTCTGAAGCCTCCAAGTCCGGCACATTATTTTGGAACCGATAATTTTGGAAGAGATTTATTCAGCCGAATTATTTATGGAACGAGAGTATCCATGATAGTCGGTTTATCGGTTGCGCTGATCACGATGATCACAGGAACCGTAATAGGTCTATATTCCGCTTACTACAGGATTTTGGATCATATTCTCATGAGAATCTGTGACGGATTGATGGCGTTCCCTGCCATCCTGTTAGCCATAGCTCTGATGGCAGCTCTTAGGCCAAGCCTGTGGAATGTAATTTTGTCGTTATCTATCGTCAATACGCCAACAGTTGCTCGTACCGTTCGTTCTGCGGCGATGGTTGTTAAAGAACAAACGTATATCGAAGCATTAAAATCACAAGGCGCAGGATCATTGCGGATTATATGGAAGCATGTTGCTCCCAATACGATGTCACCTCTAATTGTGCAAGTTACCTATGTTTTCGGTGTCTCCATATTCATTGAAGCGGCCCTCAGTTTTCTCGGGGCGGGAATTCCTGCGCCGGCGCCAAGCTTAGGAAACATATTATTAGATGGGAAAATTGTCATCTACTCGGCCTGGTGGATGACCGTTTTTCCGAGTATATTTATTATTTTCGCCGTATTAGGATTAAACCTCTTCGGCGACGGTCTTCGGGACTTGCTGGATCCGCATACCAACAAAGCCAAAAAATAA
- a CDS encoding MerR family transcriptional regulator gives MNFTINEVANKFGLTAHTLRFYDKEGLLPFIARNKSGNRMFTELDLNWVAMICCLKDTGMPIKDIKQYTDWCTQGSETIDSRKTMLTAHRNQVLKQIDDLKNNLELIDSKIAIYNDPDKARMMDQQLDKITTEN, from the coding sequence ATGAACTTTACTATTAACGAGGTGGCCAATAAATTCGGCCTGACCGCGCACACGCTGCGTTTTTATGACAAAGAGGGCCTTCTGCCCTTTATTGCAAGGAACAAATCCGGTAACCGGATGTTCACCGAATTGGATCTTAACTGGGTAGCAATGATCTGTTGCCTGAAGGATACTGGCATGCCGATCAAAGACATCAAGCAATACACGGATTGGTGCACGCAGGGCAGCGAAACGATTGACTCACGGAAAACAATGCTCACCGCTCACCGTAACCAAGTCTTGAAGCAAATTGACGACTTGAAGAATAACCTTGAGCTCATCGATTCGAAAATCGCGATCTACAATGATCCAGATAAGGCCCGAATGATGGACCAGCAATTGGATAAAATAACAACGGAAAATTAA
- a CDS encoding ABC transporter substrate-binding protein, which produces MKNKFWTTLLITSLVLALIGCTSKSADTTATTTTTPKSGGTLKFAYNVQPTTLDPQITTAIATRDISRNMFETLVTLDSKYKVVPMLAESFEASSDGKTITFKLRKGVKFHNGKEMKAEDVVASMLRWQQGPVAKANFGSSTWEATDEYTVVLHPEKPSFLNLIDLASTDQFAAIMPKETIAAADATGVKEYIGTGPFQFVEWKQNQYVHFKKFAGYSAVSSPADGLAGKKVALVDDLYFNIVTDSSTRVNGIIGGEYDLANAVPYDAAAQVKNAPGVSTIVYPMGIHIIVFNKQQGLFKDVKARQAVNLALNEKELLTAAFSSSEFYDYGNSFFPPTQANWYTDMGKENYDHQDLEKAKQLLKEAGYNGEPITIITNRDYIEHYNTAVNLQQQLSKIGMNIKLEVMDFTTQLDRRNKPDQYNMFVSGQGTFISPFQFPFLDSKSKWAGWTNNPEIDKLLAEIKSQPTQAKATESFVKLQKLVWEDLPVINTGTYKQIKAVSKKVKGFQEFIGPVLWNTSIEN; this is translated from the coding sequence ATGAAAAACAAATTTTGGACAACTCTACTAATAACTTCACTAGTTTTAGCTTTAATCGGATGTACTTCGAAAAGTGCCGATACTACCGCGACTACGACTACGACACCTAAATCAGGCGGTACGTTAAAATTCGCTTATAATGTACAGCCGACAACACTCGATCCGCAAATAACAACAGCTATAGCCACGAGAGACATTTCAAGAAACATGTTCGAAACGCTTGTGACATTAGACTCCAAATATAAAGTTGTTCCTATGTTGGCAGAGTCCTTTGAAGCAAGTTCAGACGGTAAAACAATCACGTTCAAATTAAGAAAAGGGGTTAAATTCCATAATGGCAAGGAAATGAAAGCGGAAGATGTTGTTGCGTCCATGCTTAGATGGCAGCAAGGCCCTGTTGCAAAGGCGAACTTCGGCAGCTCCACTTGGGAAGCAACAGACGAGTATACAGTTGTCCTGCATCCCGAAAAACCTTCATTTTTGAACTTGATCGATTTGGCCTCAACGGATCAGTTCGCGGCAATTATGCCCAAAGAAACAATCGCTGCCGCCGATGCTACCGGAGTTAAGGAATATATCGGAACCGGTCCATTTCAATTTGTAGAATGGAAGCAAAATCAGTATGTTCATTTCAAGAAATTTGCGGGTTATTCGGCTGTATCTTCCCCGGCAGACGGCCTTGCAGGGAAAAAAGTAGCATTGGTGGACGATCTGTACTTCAATATCGTCACAGACAGCTCGACTCGCGTGAACGGAATCATAGGCGGAGAGTACGATTTGGCCAATGCTGTGCCGTATGATGCGGCAGCTCAAGTGAAAAATGCGCCCGGCGTTAGTACTATCGTTTATCCGATGGGGATCCACATCATTGTTTTTAATAAACAACAAGGATTGTTCAAGGATGTAAAGGCTCGTCAAGCGGTAAACCTGGCATTGAATGAAAAAGAGCTGCTGACCGCCGCTTTTTCCAGCAGCGAATTCTATGACTATGGAAACTCCTTTTTCCCTCCTACCCAAGCGAATTGGTATACGGATATGGGCAAAGAAAATTATGATCATCAAGATCTGGAAAAAGCTAAGCAATTGCTGAAGGAAGCGGGATACAACGGCGAACCCATTACGATTATAACCAATCGTGATTATATAGAGCATTATAATACCGCTGTTAACTTGCAGCAGCAGCTGAGTAAAATCGGCATGAATATCAAGCTGGAAGTGATGGATTTTACTACCCAGCTGGATCGTCGAAACAAACCGGATCAATATAATATGTTTGTCTCCGGCCAGGGAACTTTTATTTCACCGTTCCAATTCCCTTTCCTGGATTCCAAATCAAAATGGGCCGGCTGGACTAACAATCCGGAAATTGACAAGCTTTTGGCTGAAATTAAGTCACAACCTACTCAAGCGAAAGCGACAGAATCGTTTGTGAAATTGCAAAAGTTGGTTTGGGAGGATTTACCGGTTATCAATACCGGGACCTATAAGCAAATCAAAGCGGTCTCCAAGAAAGTGAAAGGCTTCCAAGAGTTTATCGGACCGGTTCTTTGGAATACAAGCATCGAGAATTAA
- a CDS encoding SDR family NAD(P)-dependent oxidoreductase → METTQKIALVTGGSRGLGRNSAIALSRKGIDVIVTYHTRKDEAESVVKEIEGNGRKAAALQLDAGDVSSFEAFESKLSNVHLEAFA, encoded by the coding sequence ATGGAAACAACTCAGAAAATCGCGTTAGTTACAGGAGGCAGCCGCGGGCTAGGCAGGAATTCAGCCATCGCGTTGTCCCGCAAAGGAATAGATGTCATCGTCACTTATCATACCCGGAAAGATGAAGCGGAATCGGTCGTCAAGGAAATCGAAGGCAACGGCCGAAAGGCTGCCGCACTGCAGCTGGATGCGGGGGACGTATCCTCTTTTGAAGCATTTGAATCCAAACTGTCAAATGTGCATCTTGAAGCCTTTGCTTGA
- a CDS encoding M42 family peptidase, with translation MVKEMIRKYFQDLSGLVGVSGTEQDVVRYLKECLTPIADEVRIDHFGNVIAVKHGTAPGPKLMISTHSDEIGFCVKNIFSNGFITFDKIGYVADLLLPGRKVWINSNKIPGIIGIKPGHLQTPDEKRQVQSIREYYIDVGASSRLEVEDMGIKIGDPIVFQSDFMEMHNPDLISTKSVDNRIHCAVLIALFHQLQEMDFAGTLYGVVTVREEVEQHGALIVGNSIVPDYAIVLDTIPAGDTPEIDTEKVLPVYLGKGPACPIADGVPGFGFTFIHPRVREMIEEQAKKADVPLQLLTFIGDSYMTDASKLVASGKGIPLGVLTTPRRYSHSPVELVNLNDVVGTLKIVKGIVLDNGKKELNFI, from the coding sequence TTGGTCAAAGAGATGATAAGAAAATATTTTCAGGATTTGTCCGGGTTAGTTGGAGTTTCTGGCACAGAACAAGATGTGGTCAGATACTTGAAAGAATGTTTAACTCCCATTGCGGATGAGGTCAGAATTGATCATTTCGGCAATGTGATTGCTGTGAAACATGGTACGGCGCCAGGGCCAAAGCTGATGATTTCCACACACTCCGATGAAATCGGTTTTTGTGTCAAGAACATTTTTTCCAATGGATTTATCACTTTTGACAAGATTGGATATGTAGCGGATCTATTGCTTCCAGGCAGAAAGGTGTGGATAAATAGCAATAAAATTCCTGGGATCATTGGAATAAAGCCCGGACATTTGCAAACGCCGGACGAAAAGAGACAGGTGCAGTCGATACGTGAATATTATATCGACGTAGGCGCCTCATCCAGATTGGAAGTTGAAGATATGGGGATCAAGATTGGTGATCCTATCGTGTTTCAAAGCGATTTTATGGAAATGCATAATCCGGATCTGATATCTACGAAATCGGTCGATAATCGAATTCATTGTGCAGTGTTGATCGCATTATTTCATCAGCTTCAAGAAATGGATTTTGCAGGGACCTTGTATGGGGTGGTCACCGTTCGAGAGGAAGTGGAGCAGCATGGCGCACTCATAGTGGGTAATTCCATTGTACCGGATTATGCCATTGTACTGGATACAATTCCCGCTGGCGATACGCCGGAAATTGATACTGAGAAAGTGCTCCCGGTTTATTTAGGTAAAGGTCCCGCATGTCCGATTGCGGATGGTGTTCCCGGATTTGGCTTTACGTTCATCCATCCGCGGGTGAGGGAAATGATCGAAGAGCAGGCGAAAAAAGCCGATGTTCCTTTGCAGCTTTTGACATTTATCGGGGATTCTTATATGACTGATGCGTCGAAGTTGGTTGCCAGCGGCAAAGGGATTCCACTCGGAGTTTTAACTACTCCTCGAAGGTATTCACATTCACCGGTTGAGCTAGTTAATCTTAATGATGTTGTTGGCACGCTGAAGATTGTTAAAGGAATTGTTTTGGATAACGGCAAGAAGGAATTGAATTTTATTTAA
- a CDS encoding cyclic nucleotide-binding domain-containing protein, with amino-acid sequence MLRSVTVADKQASVIEGLVEQEMELYWEISEQMAGLSAIQAYGEVAEVAGQIRSAVVWRIFQLLALIFDDSTIRAVYANWSEGDARQQANAMEIMDQLTKGQIRMELAKIMAMPTADMNGVRSESQLDKQLEWLNEQDDLWLRQIIRYAAYPDESDELKDHMDRIRLLRNFSLFHGLTSRELSALALKLVTVSTSRGEYIFKAQDPGNSLYLVRSGAVGIYRDEEKLGERKAGESFGQSGVLIRRVRSADAKVEEDSLFWRLDSDDFYEVMFDRSTIAIEMMKRLSRRLRSVLAQQKEQTNEAVDMTALPGAASVAAELTAKEAAAASLFIGKDHPDSLLRRVLILQKIDLFKHLSADDIVRLAQMVDEVEYETGEVICQVGDYGDMLYGIIEGTVRIHRDGDTIAYLGTGDCFGEMAIIDSGPRSADCTATTPTVLLQLNKDQVFSLCFQNIDVLRSMLQVMGDRLIGMAG; translated from the coding sequence ATGCTTCGAAGCGTAACGGTCGCAGACAAGCAGGCTTCAGTCATCGAGGGACTGGTTGAGCAAGAGATGGAGCTGTACTGGGAGATATCGGAGCAAATGGCGGGGCTGTCTGCCATTCAAGCCTACGGGGAAGTGGCGGAAGTCGCCGGACAGATTCGATCGGCGGTCGTTTGGCGGATTTTTCAATTGCTCGCCCTCATTTTTGATGACTCGACAATTCGGGCGGTATACGCGAACTGGTCGGAGGGTGACGCACGCCAACAGGCAAACGCCATGGAAATTATGGATCAACTGACGAAAGGCCAGATCCGAATGGAATTGGCAAAAATCATGGCGATGCCGACAGCGGACATGAATGGCGTTAGATCGGAATCTCAGTTGGATAAGCAGTTGGAGTGGTTGAACGAACAGGACGACTTGTGGCTGCGCCAAATCATTCGGTACGCAGCGTATCCTGACGAGTCCGACGAACTCAAGGATCATATGGATCGTATTCGGCTTTTGCGGAACTTCTCTTTGTTCCATGGACTGACGAGCAGGGAGCTTTCCGCTTTGGCATTGAAACTGGTGACGGTGAGTACAAGCCGTGGGGAATATATTTTCAAGGCCCAGGATCCCGGAAACTCGCTCTATCTAGTGCGGAGCGGGGCGGTCGGAATTTATAGGGATGAAGAGAAGTTGGGCGAGAGGAAGGCTGGGGAATCCTTCGGACAGTCCGGGGTTCTGATTCGCAGGGTGCGGTCGGCGGACGCGAAGGTAGAGGAGGACAGCTTGTTTTGGAGGCTGGATTCGGATGATTTCTATGAAGTCATGTTCGACCGGTCGACTATCGCTATCGAGATGATGAAACGGTTATCCCGCAGGCTAAGATCGGTCTTGGCTCAGCAGAAAGAACAAACGAACGAAGCGGTGGACATGACGGCCCTACCCGGTGCCGCGTCCGTTGCGGCAGAATTAACTGCCAAGGAAGCAGCTGCGGCTTCTTTATTCATCGGGAAAGACCATCCGGATTCACTTCTTCGCAGGGTGTTGATTTTGCAGAAAATTGATCTGTTCAAGCACCTGTCCGCAGACGATATCGTTCGTTTGGCGCAGATGGTGGATGAAGTAGAATACGAGACGGGGGAAGTTATCTGCCAGGTGGGCGACTATGGAGATATGCTGTACGGAATCATCGAAGGAACCGTCCGCATCCATCGGGATGGTGATACAATCGCCTACCTGGGTACAGGAGACTGTTTTGGAGAAATGGCCATTATCGATAGCGGTCCCCGCTCGGCGGATTGCACTGCGACTACCCCGACCGTCCTGCTGCAGCTAAATAAAGATCAAGTTTTCTCGCTGTGCTTTCAGAACATCGATGTACTGCGGAGTATGCTGCAGGTTATGGGGGATCGGCTAATAGGAATGGCAGGTTAA
- a CDS encoding ABC transporter permease, which yields MKAYILQRILSLIPVLLTVAFVVFFIIHLTPGDPAAVILGSDANPGDIEKLREKLGLNLPLYEQFFVWFIGLFRGDLGTSVFIKQPVLKIFMDHLGPTLSLSILAQGISILIAIPMGIIAAKKRGTIVDQSIMVFSLLGIAIPSFLLALLFAMLFAVKLHWFPVAGYKPLNAGLVNHLKYLILPAVSLGLIQSAIIARMTRASMLDILNLNYIKTARAKGVKEILITYKHALRNAFIPILTVLGQTFGMLVAGSIITETIFNIPGLGQLIITSITQRDYQVLQGTVLLIALAYVLINLIVDLLYGVVDPRVRVSSKRG from the coding sequence ATGAAGGCTTACATTTTACAGCGAATTTTATCTTTAATCCCTGTATTATTAACTGTTGCCTTTGTCGTGTTTTTTATTATACATTTAACGCCCGGCGATCCGGCGGCTGTCATTCTTGGCTCTGATGCAAATCCTGGAGATATAGAAAAGCTGCGCGAGAAGCTCGGATTGAATCTTCCCTTATATGAACAGTTTTTTGTCTGGTTCATAGGTCTCTTCAGAGGGGATCTTGGGACGTCTGTATTTATCAAACAACCCGTGCTGAAGATCTTTATGGATCACTTGGGTCCAACCCTGTCTTTATCTATACTGGCACAAGGAATTTCCATCTTGATCGCAATCCCCATGGGGATTATAGCGGCCAAGAAGAGAGGGACCATCGTTGACCAATCGATCATGGTTTTTTCCTTGCTCGGAATCGCCATCCCCAGTTTCCTGTTAGCCTTGTTATTCGCTATGCTCTTTGCCGTAAAATTGCATTGGTTTCCTGTTGCAGGATATAAACCGTTAAACGCTGGATTAGTGAATCACTTGAAATATTTAATTTTACCAGCCGTATCATTGGGCTTAATCCAGTCAGCGATTATTGCAAGGATGACCAGAGCGTCGATGCTGGATATTTTAAACTTGAATTATATCAAAACGGCCCGTGCAAAAGGTGTCAAAGAGATCCTCATTACTTATAAACACGCCCTGAGAAATGCATTTATTCCGATTCTAACCGTACTTGGCCAAACTTTTGGGATGCTTGTCGCCGGATCGATCATTACTGAGACTATATTCAACATCCCCGGATTGGGTCAGCTTATCATTACCTCGATAACTCAACGCGACTATCAAGTTTTGCAAGGCACTGTGCTATTAATTGCTCTAGCTTATGTGCTGATTAACTTGATCGTGGATTTACTATACGGCGTTGTAGATCCCAGGGTGCGGGTCTCGTCAAAAAGGGGCTAA
- a CDS encoding HEAT repeat domain-containing protein, translating into MKHLNPNCQMCILKPLLESADEDDRSAVAALFGRIGIKEFYKPLIPLLQDESAQVRRRALRSAGTLQVPELVSYIVPLLQHGGTRKDAIEALAEYDEKKMIPLLVPYFDRPLSPLHLPKVFERIATPLAFDKLSHCILRLASR; encoded by the coding sequence TTGAAGCATTTGAATCCAAACTGTCAAATGTGCATCTTGAAGCCTTTGCTTGAAAGTGCCGACGAAGATGACAGGAGCGCTGTGGCGGCCCTGTTCGGGAGAATCGGCATCAAAGAGTTTTACAAGCCGCTTATCCCGTTGCTTCAGGACGAATCTGCACAGGTCCGTCGTCGTGCGCTTCGGTCAGCGGGAACTCTGCAAGTGCCGGAGCTCGTTTCGTACATTGTGCCGCTGCTTCAACACGGAGGCACTCGCAAGGATGCAATCGAGGCTCTGGCAGAGTACGATGAGAAGAAAATGATCCCGTTGCTCGTGCCTTACTTCGATCGGCCGCTGTCTCCACTGCATTTGCCGAAGGTATTCGAGAGAATCGCTACGCCTTTGGCGTTCGATAAGCTGTCGCATTGTATTCTTCGTCTAGCCTCGAGATGA
- a CDS encoding DUF2062 domain-containing protein — MKNFMTKLKTKIVSKWHELLNDPAGPHLVAMSFAIGVISEMLTIPTIGIAFVLMIVVVKWLKFSMTSAVVGYFFTKLVYIPLAPLELKIGKSLLHQNFDPHGHKWAWARGVLHKDAELLLGAVIIGGILAVICYFVIRQILVLRLKRKSKTALS, encoded by the coding sequence ATGAAAAATTTTATGACTAAGCTGAAGACCAAGATTGTGAGTAAATGGCACGAATTGCTCAATGACCCTGCAGGACCTCATTTAGTAGCAATGAGCTTTGCAATAGGGGTAATCTCAGAAATGTTGACCATACCAACAATAGGCATTGCTTTTGTTCTGATGATTGTTGTAGTCAAGTGGTTGAAATTTAGTATGACATCAGCAGTAGTCGGCTATTTCTTTACTAAGCTTGTATATATTCCGTTAGCACCATTAGAATTAAAGATCGGAAAGAGCTTGCTCCATCAAAACTTCGATCCGCATGGGCATAAATGGGCTTGGGCTAGAGGTGTTTTGCACAAAGACGCTGAATTATTGCTGGGAGCTGTTATTATTGGAGGGATTTTAGCTGTCATTTGTTACTTTGTGATCAGACAAATCCTCGTCCTCAGGTTAAAGCGTAAATCGAAAACCGCTCTTTCTTGA
- a CDS encoding ABC transporter ATP-binding protein — MPKECLLEVKDLKTTFSTEMGPVTAVNGVSFKVYAGETLGVVGESGCGKSVTSESILQLLNDKTTKYEGEILYKGHNLFSLSNEEMRNIRGNEISMIFQDPMSSLNPVYTIGEQIAESIITHQNLGKKEAHLQAVEMLRLTGIPSPEKRVNEYPHELSGGMRQRVMIAMALACRPKLLIADEPTTALDVTIQAQILDLIQDLKKELNMGVILITHDLGVVAEVCTRVVVMYLGQVIEEAEVNDLFTTPLHPYTKGLLQSIPQLDGDRSKKLSVIQGMVPSLNNIPQGCRFAPRCSYATEICEQTPPEIQDDGKGHSVRCWHYKSILQEEV, encoded by the coding sequence ATGCCAAAAGAATGCTTATTAGAGGTCAAAGACCTGAAAACGACGTTCTCGACGGAAATGGGACCCGTCACCGCGGTCAATGGCGTTTCATTCAAAGTTTATGCCGGGGAGACTTTGGGAGTCGTAGGAGAGTCGGGTTGCGGAAAAAGCGTAACCTCCGAATCCATTCTACAGTTGTTGAACGACAAGACAACGAAATACGAAGGGGAAATCCTGTACAAGGGACACAATTTGTTTTCCTTATCGAACGAGGAAATGAGAAATATCCGGGGTAATGAGATTTCGATGATTTTTCAAGATCCGATGTCTTCGCTTAATCCGGTATACACAATCGGAGAGCAGATTGCTGAATCCATCATCACTCATCAGAATCTCGGCAAGAAGGAAGCTCATCTCCAAGCGGTAGAAATGCTGCGGCTGACAGGGATCCCTTCGCCTGAAAAAAGAGTGAACGAATATCCCCATGAGCTGTCCGGCGGCATGAGACAGAGGGTTATGATAGCCATGGCGCTCGCCTGCAGGCCGAAGCTCTTAATCGCCGATGAACCGACAACCGCATTGGATGTAACGATACAAGCCCAGATCCTTGATCTGATTCAAGACCTGAAAAAAGAATTGAATATGGGTGTTATTTTAATTACGCATGATCTGGGAGTCGTTGCTGAAGTCTGCACTCGTGTGGTGGTCATGTATTTGGGTCAAGTGATTGAAGAGGCTGAAGTAAACGATTTATTTACCACACCTCTGCATCCTTATACCAAAGGATTGCTGCAATCGATTCCTCAGTTGGATGGAGACCGCTCCAAAAAGCTGTCCGTAATCCAGGGAATGGTGCCTTCTTTGAACAATATTCCGCAAGGATGCCGTTTTGCGCCGAGGTGTTCCTACGCCACCGAGATTTGTGAGCAAACTCCTCCAGAAATTCAAGACGACGGAAAAGGTCACAGCGTAAGATGCTGGCACTATAAATCGATCTTACAAGAGGAGGTTTAA
- the ytaF gene encoding sporulation membrane protein YtaF has protein sequence MYWLTILALALSSSIDNFGVGISYGIRGIRVGLLSNLIISLIAFIFSETGILFGQYLTKIMPGVLSTLIGAIFLLVIGFRIILLTLPKKRVPIPDDFNKPKSQSHSNITEYLTTPEKADIDNSGHIGSFEAIALGIAVSMNALTNGLGAGLIGLSPFAISTSAAIFSFLAIWWGVALGRKVSTVRIGSLSMGQFSTVLSGVILLLIAIKSLM, from the coding sequence ATGTACTGGTTAACTATTTTGGCACTCGCCCTTTCCTCAAGTATCGATAACTTCGGAGTCGGAATTTCTTATGGCATTCGCGGTATTCGTGTAGGTCTTCTCTCTAACCTCATTATTTCCTTGATTGCGTTTATTTTCAGCGAAACGGGAATCCTATTCGGGCAATATCTTACAAAAATTATGCCTGGAGTATTATCTACTTTGATCGGAGCCATCTTTCTCCTTGTTATAGGCTTTAGGATTATCTTACTTACTCTTCCAAAGAAAAGAGTACCAATTCCAGACGATTTCAACAAACCTAAATCACAATCACACTCTAATATAACTGAATATTTGACTACCCCTGAAAAGGCCGATATCGATAATTCAGGTCATATTGGATCTTTTGAAGCCATTGCACTTGGTATTGCTGTTTCAATGAATGCTCTTACAAATGGGTTAGGAGCTGGATTAATTGGACTTTCCCCATTTGCTATATCTACGTCCGCAGCCATATTTAGCTTCCTTGCCATTTGGTGGGGGGTTGCTTTAGGCCGAAAGGTTTCAACCGTACGTATCGGTTCCTTATCGATGGGTCAATTTAGTACAGTACTTAGCGGAGTTATTCTATTGTTGATTGCTATAAAATCATTGATGTAG
- a CDS encoding dipeptide ABC transporter ATP-binding protein has protein sequence MLQPSTEGNTPLLTVKNLKKYFPISTPLGQVKGYVKAVNNVEFTLRERETMGLVGESGCGKSTTGRTIIRLTEPTEGQAIYRDKDLFKLKGQELQQMRKELQMVFQDPHSSLDPKQCIGHAIEEPMQIHNMGTKRERMERTLDLLHKVGLREEQYYRYPHEFSGGQRQRIGIARALAVNPKIVICDEPVSALDVSIQSQVINLLQELQDKFDLSYLFIAHDLSVVRHIADHIGVMYLGNMVERAATDELFKQPLHPYTQALLSAVPIPNPKYKKERIILKGDIPSPLNPPTGCIFHTRCPHAMERCKTEAPMIKNMGGSHFVACHLY, from the coding sequence ATGCTGCAACCGTCAACAGAGGGCAACACTCCTCTTCTTACAGTCAAAAATTTAAAAAAGTACTTTCCCATTTCGACGCCGCTCGGACAAGTAAAAGGATATGTGAAAGCGGTCAATAACGTGGAATTTACTTTGCGGGAAAGAGAAACCATGGGATTGGTCGGCGAGTCCGGTTGCGGCAAAAGTACGACGGGAAGAACAATTATCCGATTGACGGAACCCACCGAAGGACAAGCGATTTACAGGGATAAGGATTTGTTTAAGTTAAAGGGACAAGAGCTTCAGCAGATGAGAAAAGAATTGCAGATGGTTTTTCAGGATCCGCATTCCTCTTTGGATCCCAAACAATGCATCGGTCATGCCATTGAAGAACCCATGCAGATTCACAATATGGGGACGAAAAGAGAACGTATGGAGAGAACGTTGGATTTGCTCCATAAAGTGGGACTCAGGGAGGAGCAGTATTATAGATATCCGCATGAATTTTCCGGCGGGCAACGGCAGCGGATCGGAATCGCAAGAGCGCTCGCGGTGAATCCGAAAATTGTCATCTGCGATGAGCCCGTTTCCGCCTTGGACGTATCCATCCAATCACAAGTCATTAATTTATTGCAAGAGTTGCAGGATAAATTTGATCTTTCTTATCTGTTCATCGCTCACGATTTGAGTGTCGTCAGACATATCGCCGATCATATCGGAGTCATGTATTTGGGGAATATGGTAGAAAGGGCAGCGACTGACGAATTGTTCAAGCAGCCTTTGCATCCTTATACCCAGGCGCTGCTTTCGGCTGTTCCTATCCCGAATCCGAAGTATAAAAAAGAACGAATTATTTTGAAAGGCGATATCCCGTCGCCGCTAAATCCCCCTACAGGGTGCATATTTCATACTAGATGCCCTCATGCTATGGAACGCTGTAAAACGGAAGCTCCCATGATAAAGAATATGGGGGGTAGCCATTTCGTTGCATGTCATTTATATTAA